A single genomic interval of Pectinophora gossypiella chromosome 22, ilPecGoss1.1, whole genome shotgun sequence harbors:
- the LOC126376957 gene encoding octopamine receptor beta-3R-like gives MLLQWCSKFYSIDYGNDNLAYGALRSEVEARGRGTEPAILHELHSTLASATAPDHTWEHTLSLILKGLIFTIIILGALFGNALVIISVHRHRKLRVLTNYYVVSLAVADMLVALCAMTFNASAELTDAWLFGPLVCDIFNSLDVYFSSASILHLCCISVDRYYAIVRPLEYPVTMTHRTVCFMLANVWLWPAFISFVPIFMGWYTTEQHRQYRRANPDVCIFKVNMVYAIVSSSVSFWIPSLVMISMYCRIFREAIRQREALTRTSSNILLNSVHIKHTSHSAHHSHYLHPDRRPSDISPNYSTFTECPEETEFGGEVVMSLGDICPSKEASPRKSVNVSCDTASSGYCSGGSNKRSSCGQPPPGWRPSCSSVMANKELAKAATELNSQGATLRAAGKSWRAEHKAARTLGIIVGAFLLCWLPFFLWYVTTNVCGEPCETPSVVVGVLFWIGYFNSALNPLIYAYFNRDFRDAFKNTLMCALPCCFSCWKDTGTAQFV, from the exons atgcTGCTCCAATGGTGTAGCAAGTTTTACTCAATCGATTATGGTAACGATAATTTAGCTT ATGGCGCACTTCGGAGCGAGGTAGAAGCGCGCGGGCGCGGCACGGAGCCAGCAATACTTCACGAATTGCACTCAACGCTGGCCTCCGCGACCGCGCCCGATCACACGTGGGAGCACACACTCAGTCTCATACTCAAG GGCCTCATATTCACGATCATCATCCTGGGCGCGTTGTTCGGCAACGCTCTCGTCATCATCTCAGTCCACCGGCACAGAAAACTTCGAGTGCTCACCAATTACTACGTCGTCAGTCTTGCCGTCGCGGATATGCTCGTGGCTCTCTGCGCGATGACATTCAACGCCAGTGCAGAATTGACCGACGCCTGGCTCTTCGGGCCTCTAGTCTGTGATATATTCAACTCTCTTGACGTCTATTTCTCCAGCGCTTCCATTCTCCATCTGTGCTGCATATCCGTTGATCGGTACTACGCTATAGTCCGCCCCTTGGAATACCCCGTCACAATGACGCACCGAACAGTCTGTTTTATGCTTGCAAACGTCTGGCTTTGGCCAGCGTTCATCAGCTTTGTCCCAATCTTCATGGGATGGTACACAACTGAACAACATAGGCAGTACAGAAGAGCAAACCCTGATGTATGCATATTCAAAGTGAACATGGTATACGCGATCGTATCATCGAGCGTTTCATTCTGGATACCAAGTTTAGTCATGATATCGATGTACTGCCGGATATTTCGAGAAGCGATTAGACAAAGAGAAGCTTTAACACGAACGTCATcgaatattttgttaaattctgTCCATATCAAGCACACGTCCCACTCGGCTCACCATTCGCACTACCTCCATCCTGACAGAAGACCTTCGGATATCAGCCCCAACTACAGCACATTCACTGAATGTCCGGAAGAAACTGAATTTGGAGGAGAAGTTGTGATGTCTTTAGGTGATATCTGTCCAAGTAAAGAAGCAAGTCCGAGGAAGTCTGTGAACGTGAGTTGTGACACTGCCAGTTCTGGGTACTGTTCCGGTGGATCGAACAAGAGATCTTCCTGTGGCCAGCCACCACCAGGCTGGCGGCCGAGTTGCTCTTCTGTCATGGCAAATAAGGAACTAGCCAAAGCGGCTACAGAGCTCAATTCACAAG GTGCGACGCTGCGAGCCGCGGGGAAGTCTTGGCGCGCGGAGCATAAGGCTGCGCGGACACTGGGCATCATCGTCGGCGCGTTTCTGCTTTGCTGGCtgccattttttctttg GTACGTCACAACAAACGTGTGCGGCGAGCCGTGCGAAACCCCATCCGTGGTCGTCGGCGTTCTATTCTGGATCGGTTACTTCAACTCCGCGTTAAACCCGCTCATTTACGCGTATTTCAATCGCGACTTCCGAGACGCGTTCAAAAACACGCTCATGTGCGCTCTGCCTTGCTGCTTCAGTTGCTGGAAGGACACAGGGACGGCCCAATTCGTGTAG